GTAGAAAAGTCCCACCCACAAGAAAAATAGTCTTCGACAATCTAGAGCGGCTGACAACTTGTCCTTGGCAAAGTCAGACATGAACATCTTTGGGATTGGCTTGAAAGGGAGCCGAGTACTCAGTAATGAGGCTACTTCAATCCTCTTCCGCTCATCAGCCATTGTCGtcgataaaaagtttttatcataaataaatgttgacAGTGTTAAATGAATGGAactgttgtaatttttttctctacaatcaCCGAACTCCCAGTCATTAAATTTGAGTCTCAATTTATTTGCACCGTTAGGTATATATACAAAAgtccattttttcttctttttgttaatatataggAGTCCCTAAATAGCATAAGAAACCCCCTCTAAAATGACAACCcttatgtgtatgtatgtaataagaGATTTGAATAAGTCTTTCTCTCTTGCCAGGAATGAcacaaaagaaaagaaggatGTTAAAAAGAGTTTAAATCAACAACAAcctcttgagaaaaaaaaataaaaataaagaagaggtCTTTTTGTTATTCCATGTATTTTCCCCCAACTCTcatcttcatctttttttaaccCTCTGTTACTAATCATTTTGATGGTCAGTGAATTGTAGATTAGGGTGAGGCTGatctacataatttattcaaaggagcttcaatttttttagtactgtTTAGGGTCTTAATCAACCCgattaaattgtattaatatttaaacatatacataaacataatacataataaaaggcaattattttttgaaaaaagtgacGGGCAACTATACAAGTCCCATTTTTAGGTTTTTGAATGTGTctcataatattttatccaGAGTTTTATGACAGATGAGAATTTAAATTCCGCTCCTAAAAAAGCGTATATAAGATgaagactcaaaacttgcagtaacatttaattaaaacgTTATccaccttcatttttttatgacaaggTTTCATTACCCAACCAAACACCACCTAAAACTAAACTAAACAAGAAAAAAGGCAGCGCGTGCAATCTCCTCTGTCCCGTTGTCAGTCACAAAAAAGGCTGAAAATACCGTTGACATATCCATTAGACTGTATAGAACATCATCCATATCAGTTCCTTATGGCCAAGTAGAAGCCAAAACTTctgcaataaaaatatagctgaTTTCTGGCCTGTCTCTATTTGGCCTCAACCTCCTGGACTTGGCAATTATGGATGTCCTAAAGAAAAATGTGACACGGCCTTCTTCGTAAAAAGTTGCCAATAGGTTCACAGGTTTGTACAGGTTGTTTTTTAGAAGGAGGTCAGATTATATTAAGCTAAATACATATagcttaaaatatgtaatactaaGACAAcccaaaaattggttttgagtgtTCTTTTCtcgattcaataaaaattaggtttatcgtaatttagtcatgctactacAAATCTTGGGTCCTATTTTGTGTATGAAgtcaaaaaacatattattatggtAGGATTGTGCAAAGgcaatggatttattttttgacactttcctccattttttgactaagaaaagtaatttttcaaataattcataatttaaaatatatattatccccCCAAAAAGATTAGATTAAGCACATTCCAAACAccgtaatttaaatttttaggcTTTTTTGTCCCCATTTCCAAAATTTCAGCGATTTTACactcattgaaaatatttatttcattcaataaaattgtacagatacatttatttgttttgtaatgcccaaaaaaagtttaagtgtTATCCACTAAAATGTAAGCATTTGCTGGGAGCAGGTTCACCCTGTTCAACATAGAGGATGGGTTCATCTCCACTGCAATTGAAAGACATTTTTCCATTACTAACacacttatataatatatatatatatgtaatcaacTCACATTTTGAAGCTGCACaaaggttatttatttaaatcttattctttattcatattataatttataagaaaacaaacgatatttacataaaaaacaaaacatatactTGTCTAATCAGATTATGAAGCCAGAAAATGCTTACTTCTATATAAAAGTCacttaacagaaaaaaaacttggCAGTTTGTCAAGCAACATTGCTAGCGAAATCTCGAATAGCAATATCCGTCCTGCAAAGGCCAGTTATCTATCCTACAacatccaaattttatattgacaaatcaTTTTACTTCATTCAAGATGAGCCACAATAATATCCAGGACGGATTTCACAAGCCCTCTGCAGGCCTCTACATGGACACCACGTACTACAACCAATATCCTCCTGGTATGAAAATGACGGACGGTATCCCTGAGGAGCTACGGGAGGTCATTCATGCTCATTGGGACCAGTATTCTCCTGCTAATCCCCTCATTGCTCATTTCTTTGGGATTATGTTCTTTTTCCTATGGttaatgaacttttttggaAACGGTCTCGTCATTTTTATCTTTAGTAAAGTGAAGAGTCTGCGAACACCGGTAGGGTACTCagtcatttatatatgtagatatgtgACTTAAATATACAAATCGATATTTTTAGACCAACATGTTTGTCATCAATTTGGCCATTTCTGATCTCATTATGATGACCTCAATGGGACCTCCAGTAACCATTAACATCTTCCTTCAACGCTACTGGGCTTGGGGAGTTTTTGGATGTAAACTCTATGGATGTGTTGGTGCTGTCTGCGGAGTTGTTTCGATCCTAACCATGGTTGTCATTGGTTACGATCGATACAACGTCATTGTCAAGGGGTTCAATGGAACTAAAATTACGGCTGGAAAGGCTCTTATTATCATTATGTCCATATGGGGATATTCCATTGCTATTTCCGCTTTGGCACTTTTTGACATCTGGGGAGGCTACACTGTGGAGGGCCTTCTCTTTACCTGTTCCTATGACTACTTGACAGATGATGCAAATAACGTTTCTTACATCCTTTTTACCTGTTTTTTCATGTACTTGCTCCCAATGTCCCTCGTATTCTTCTTCTACAGCTCCATCGTCAAGGCTGTATGGGCACATGAAATGACACTCAAGCAACAAGCAAAGAAAATGAACGTGGAATCCCTTCGTTCCAATGTTGTAAGTTAAACCTTGATCCCTATGATTGAGTTAATTTGTATATTCATTTAACAGGATACCCATGCTGAATCCGCCGAGATCCGTATCGCCAAGGTAGCAGTAACAAACGTATCCCTCTGGGCTGGTATTTGGTCTCCATATACCATTGTGGTTCTCATGGCAGTTATGGGTAGTAAATCATCCATCACTCCTCTCATCTCACAGCTACCCTCATTCATTGCAAAAACAGCCTCTTGCCTAAATCCCATGGTATATGCCATGAGCCATCCCAAATACAGAGAGGCTCTTATGAGAGAAGTGCCCTgtcttgggattgaagaagaaactCCTGAAGAGATAAGGACAACCAAGGAACCTGTCAAGGCTTAATTGTCATAAAAACagctatatatatgtaatgatgtaaactaaatttgaattcttgaaaaaagaacaaaaaactatttgtaatatcactattattttttcattcgatTTTGTCTGTTTATTGACGCTAAATAAACTTATTGGatcatacaatatatttatatacaattctCGTTCATCGACTCACTTTCTCACTTTCTTCCTTCCTTGCTTCCAGGACCCTAATAGAGTTAAGTTGCTTATCTAAATCCCCTAGAAATTGAATCGTTTTGAATAatctaacatatatatttatatataatacaaaaatgtcaaaatagaatggacacacaaaaaatacatagaataaaCATTATGTAGATTCTCTTTCCCCTATTTATATGAGTACCCCCTCTTCTCCAGCTGCACATGTGAATACTGGGTGTAAACTAACAATTTGCAcactaataaaatttcaaaattatgaggTTCTCGTTTTGACAAACTAATGGTGATTTagtctattaatattatattgtgaaaataaatagagCAACGAATGAAAGTATTTGTGGAATAAATGGTTTTTgggttttaaaataactttttttattaatgattattctTAGCAATCTTAAGAATAAGGATAAAAAGACCCGATTTCTATGGATGAAGTTCATTCTGTATACACACAAGAAAcgaatataatattgaattgtaCATAATACGTTGTAAAGAAACAATCTATTACTCTTGATAAATATCTGAGGCACAAACcgaaattgaataattatgaagCTTTATAagtgatattaaaatattgaatgaataatttatgttcCACTTGTGTCAAATGAACTACTACTTTCTAACAACACtaacaatatttgtaaaatcaaATGCTTTATACTTATTTGACTAATGTAGCTTTAAAGCTGAAGCCTACTTGCATTATCTCTaatgtcatcttttttttatatactactCTTCCAATATAACtctaacaattaaaaaatatgttaaaactcaaaaaagcaccattttaaaagtaattattaattttattagcttTTAAAAATGACAAGGTGTCTTTTACAACATTCATACCGGGTTCATAATTGAAAACTAGACATCTTAAATAACaaacaacaatatatttaacatttatttcgGTAGTCATAGGTCAAAGGGAACATTTAAAGTACTTACTAGCGATAGTATCCCGTATGTCTCTGAGTTATAAGGAATCAACAACTGACAAACTTTGAATACAtaacaaagatttaaaaaaaatatatgtagaagatTACTccatcacaaattttcaatttttctctcaTTTGATTAAaagcacaaaaaataaaagaataatgataacagctgacaaaaataaGATGGTAAGGTTGACAATGACAATAAATCTCAGACTCTTAAAAATTTGAGGATTTACAGCCCTAATTGTATCGAGGATTGAGAAccaaatgattataatttacaccatttataaaatattatattatctccTAAAAATGCTCACTGGATATGGAATCCTTAGGCACGTCTAGTTAGTTCCCCTTGTAGGTACGGCAGTGAATAGGGTCACGTTCACAGAATGGTTTTGTTTGATTATAATATCTggcttttatttcaatttgaatatataacaataatccAAACAGTCTGGGAAGTTGGTTGAGTTAtaccgtattttttttttagtttccacTCAGTACACccaacatttatttcataaatattcagACCCCCTTCCCCCTCCTCTTATCTTAACCatattgatttgataaaaaacaactctaggagaaaaaaaagaagaggaatcCTCATTTCGTAGATGATGATTTTATCAAGGATAAATCTCaacacgtaaaaaaaaaaaagataattttattatgcttAATGTACAGATTTATAATTCGTCTTAAAAAACAGTATATCTCTTTTAAATGGtcgagaaaaaaacaaaaacgaggagcaataatacataaaataataaaaacaataaaaaaagagacaatCATTTTAATGGATCAGGTTTATTGTTGTCCTTTCTACTcgcacatacaaaaaaatatagattaggGGAGTTTGTTCCTCCACTTTTTGCGAATTTTGATAATCACTTGTACAGAAAAGTTGATAATGAGTACGAAAATAACCTTTGTATAATGATATTCCTGTCCAAACACTCATTATTTAAGATGGCTCATCTAAACCTTTGCAACccgaaaaaaagtaaaaagcaccctgacttcatttttattaacatgttcgcaaaaatcaatatttataacaatgtttgacattcaatcaataaaatctaatttagcTCGGATCACAGCTTCACAATGTCTCCAGGAACATCCCACTGCCTTTTTGACCGTCCCACTGACTAAAAACTATCATTATTCTACCTCTCAGGGACATTGTGGTGTTGTTGGGACCTTCATCGGAAACCTGTTCCAATAATTGACCAGGGACAAAATAGTTAAAAGGTTTCAATTCCAGTGAGATAGGATGAGAAGAACTCGGCGGGACATATatcatattctcagaataaaaAAGTCAATGGGACAGGGCGTCCTGATTGAGTATGAAGGGTGGTATAACGTGAGCCTCTCTACTAACGTAGCCAATAACTATAACTTTCTGTATGTACTTGGCATTCATGATCCTAGGGACGTTAAAAGGAATTTTGGCCTATATCTATTGTTTCTCGAGTTATACTTCTAggtttgacataattttttataatttcagaaGAACCagacaatatttttcattggagGCTTTTGTTTTAGCTTATTAAAGCCTTTATTTACCTGATCCTTTTCTCCCTGTCTGACGGGGTTTGAAGCTGTCATAGGTTGTGTTTTTATTGGTGACACGATGGAAAGGTAAGTGGGAAGCTACATCGATGCTGTCAGTTTAAATTCTTGGTTTTTCCAGTCTGACGGGGTTAGAAGCTGATCCTTGCAACGTGCATAGTTCTTATTGATGACAGGATGGAAAGTTAAGCAAGTCACTAACTACATCTATGCTGTCAGAGATTGCATTAATCGATTGGTCGGATTTattctcgtttttttttattaaattttcctaaACCATGAAGGACTTTGGACAATTTTGACCGCTTCCGGGTCTCCAATCTTTCGCAATATCATCTTTACTAGATACCCATCATCTTGCTTGACAAGTTTTCTGAATTTCTGGATGAATTGTGTGGTGCACCCGATCgctttagccaaaaaaaaaaaaaaaatgcacaatgTTTTATTACTGATTAAAATCAGACGGGGGGTTGTTGTCGTAAGGAAGCATAATGAGTAAATGCCGTCGCAGAATAACATTCTTTCCCGACTTAATCTCCattagggtgtttttttttattaaaaaaaagtttgtaaggGGGTTGAATGGGGCCAAAGAACATtggtaacatttaaaaaaactaccctTAATACTTTgccttttctttcttattttatatatcaaatgcTGAGCTATAGCTGCACACGCTCagtattaaaaatgagtccttttCAGACAATTAAACAAACAGACTGACAAATTtcggtatttttttatagattaatcaatttataaattataaggcTCCAAAATAGATTGAATCCTTTTAAAAACTGTTAAGAACTTTATCATATAGGTGACACCACGTTCTATGACGTCATCTAAATTAGGTTgcacattaattaaaatttatttattatacaattttttttgaacaccaGCATTAAATagacattttttccattttttaaaaatattacctggtaaattcatttttcctcATAATTAACATTCATATCCCCTCCATTTTATCAATCAAAAGTAAGCAATGTTAAACACATAATGACCTTGTCTGTAACCTTAAGTCATGTaagaattttgtataatatatataaaaaaagagcttATGTCAgttatgtatatcaatttgttccaaagttattgtcGATTATCTTACCAATTGACAACGTTTCCGCAGTAGCCATGatcgaaattggaaaaaaagtgGATGCACAAACCGGCCTaatgtaaatgaattttttctctCCTTCCCCACTTAATAGTTAGTAAGAAGAAaatagaaatggaaaaatataaataaatgactcAAGAAAGATGAACTAAAGACATTCatggtacatatatattaatgacccgtgactttttaaaattttttgtcaatatcccttcattaataaaaatgaaacttgacGACCCGTCAACACTAAAACAGGCTAGAACTATACTTTgcaaaattgaatatagattacatttgtattcttctacgaATTAGTATTAATTTCTATCAGCCTGTTATTCGTTTAAAAGCTTAAAAGGTGGAACAAACTGGACTTAAAGTTGCCAAAATTGACAATGAAATACtcttaaagatatatttttttatatttttgatacaagaaGGCAATCTTTTCATTATTcaccaataaatatttgaaagagaagGATTTCCCTGGGTTGGAGAAGGAGACCTCTTTTCACTTATTTCACGAATATCCAAAGGTAAGCCAGGTAGTTAGTATCACTGGTGGACTCTTGGAGTGTTCATTTCAAACATTGATTTCCAAGACTGATGAGTGGATTATGCAATTCCCTTTCCTATAATAACTTATACTAAATCGaaataatcatttcaaaagTCCTTCTTGTCCTCTACTCTACACGTTCAAATAAGTCCATGATTCCTACAGGCTGGTTGGAAAATAACTTCATCTTTTGGAGAAGTTTAGAGAAAAGGGAACCCTTGTATTGTCTACGGATAGACTCAATGATCAACCTGCTACATAATCTGTGTTCCTGCTTAGGAACAGAGGTTTCAACTAGTTTTTATCAGAGATTTATCGATGTGAAGTCC
The Lepeophtheirus salmonis chromosome 10, UVic_Lsal_1.4, whole genome shotgun sequence DNA segment above includes these coding regions:
- the LOC121125412 gene encoding compound eye opsin BCRH2, which translates into the protein MSHNNIQDGFHKPSAGLYMDTTYYNQYPPGMKMTDGIPEELREVIHAHWDQYSPANPLIAHFFGIMFFFLWLMNFFGNGLVIFIFSKVKSLRTPTNMFVINLAISDLIMMTSMGPPVTINIFLQRYWAWGVFGCKLYGCVGAVCGVVSILTMVVIGYDRYNVIVKGFNGTKITAGKALIIIMSIWGYSIAISALALFDIWGGYTVEGLLFTCSYDYLTDDANNVSYILFTCFFMYLLPMSLVFFFYSSIVKAVWAHEMTLKQQAKKMNVESLRSNVDTHAESAEIRIAKVAVTNVSLWAGIWSPYTIVVLMAVMGSKSSITPLISQLPSFIAKTASCLNPMVYAMSHPKYREALMREVPCLGIEEETPEEIRTTKEPVKA